A single genomic interval of Gouania willdenowi chromosome 10, fGouWil2.1, whole genome shotgun sequence harbors:
- the ran gene encoding GTP-binding nuclear protein Ran, whose protein sequence is MAQCVPVAVFKLVLVGDGGTGKTTFVKRHITGEFEKKYVATLGVEVHPLMFHTNRGAIKYNVWDTAGQEKFGGLRDGYYIQAQCAIIMFDVTSRVTYKNVPNWHRDLVRVCENIPIVLCGNKVDIKDRKVKAKSIVFHRKKNLQYYDISAKSNYNFEKPFLWLARKLIGDPNLEFVAMPALAPPEVQMDPSLAAKYEEELQVASQTALPDEEDDL, encoded by the exons ATGGCACAGTGTGTTCCGGTGGCGGTGTTTAAG TTGGTGTTAGTAGGAGATGGAGGCACCGGGAAAACCACGTTTGTCAAGAGACACATCACAGGAGAGTTTGAGAAGAAATATGTTG CCACCCTGGGAGTGGAGGTTCACCCGCTGATGTTCCACACAAACAGAGGAGCCATCAAGTACAATGTGTGGGACACGGCCGGTCAGGAGAAGTTTGGAGGCCTCAGAGACGGATACTACATTCAAG CTCAGTGCGCTATCATCATGTTTGACGTCACTTCTCGAGTCACCTATAAGAACGTCCCCAACTGGCATCGTGACCTGGTCCGCGTCTGCGAGAACATTCCCATTGTCCTCTGTGGCAACAAGGTGGACATAAAGGACAGGAAAGTCAAAGCTAAGAGCATCGTGTTTCACCGTAAGAAGAATCTGCAG TACTACGACATTTCTGCAAAGAGTAACTACAACTTTGAGAAGCCATTCCTGTGGTTAGCGAGGAAGCTGATCGGAGATCCCAACCTGGAGTTTGTGGCTATGCCTGCTCTCGCTCCCCCAGAGGTTCAGATGGACCCAAGTCTCGCTGCCAAGTATGAGGAAGAGCTTCAA GTTGCATCACAAACGGCGCTCCCAGATGAAGAAGATGACCTCTAA